From the genome of Denticeps clupeoides chromosome 4, fDenClu1.1, whole genome shotgun sequence, one region includes:
- the rgs20 gene encoding regulator of G-protein signaling 20 isoform X1 has product MVEIVAVPLLGPVCGITILMWRRIRLLLLSCRHGEGYLAPGNCENDSGHENERGISFQPMGSERMEMRKRQMSAQQETSAGGAAPAQQDQPGQGSRGSNACCFCWCCCCSCSCLTVRNEDREERTRKASSDVKTEGPTDCDDSPKPTVEDVRSWGQSFDKLMHCPAGRSAFRQFLRTEFSEENMLFWLACEEFSKETNKSAIEDKARVIYEDYISILSPKEVSLDSRVREVINRNMLEPTSHTFDDAQLQIYTLMQRDSYPRFMNSPVYKNLFKSLSEQSPEC; this is encoded by the exons ATGGTGGAAATTGTGGCCGTTCCTTTGCTAGGACCTGTTTGCGGCATTACCATCTTGATGTGGAGACGGATACGGCTGCTACTCCTGTCCTGTCGGCATGGTGAAGGTTACCTAGCACCGGGAAACTGTGAGAATGACAGTGGGCATGAGAATGAGAGAGGAATATCTTTTCAG CCCATGGGATCAGAGCGGATGGAGATGCGAAAGAGGCAGATGTCTGCGCAGCAGGAGACatcagcagggggcgctgcacCAGCCCAGCAGGACCAGCCTGGCCAGGGCAGTCGAGGTTCCAATGCATGCTGcttctgctggtgctgctgctgcagttgctCATG TCTCACTGTTAGGAATGAAGACAGAGAGGAGAGGACACGCAAAGCCTCCTCTGATGTCAAAACGGAGGGGCCCACAGACTGTGACGATAG CCCAAAGCCCACTGTGGAGGATGTGCGCTCATGGGGGCAGTCCTTCGACAAGCTGATGCACTGCCCGGCTGGGAGGTCCGCCTTCCGTCAGTTCCTGCGCACAGAGTTCAGCGAGGAGAACATGCTTTTCTGGCTAGCCTGCGAAGAGTTCAGCAAAGAGACTAACAAGAGTGCCATCGAGGACAAGGCACGGGTTATCTACGAAGACTACATCTCCATACTCTCTCCCAAAGAG GTGAGTCTTGATTCTCGAGTTAGAGAGGTGATAAACCGCAACATGCTGGAACCCACCTCCCACACCTTTGACGATGCCCAGCTACAGATCTACACATTAATGCAAAGAGACTCGTACCCGCGCTTCATGAACTCCCCAGTCTACAAAAACCTGTTCAAGAGCCTATCTGAGCAGTCCCCGGAATGCTAG
- the rgs20 gene encoding regulator of G-protein signaling 20 isoform X3, giving the protein MWRRIRLLLLSCRHGEGYLAPGNCENDSGHENERGISFQPMGSERMEMRKRQMSAQQETSAGGAAPAQQDQPGQGSRGSNACCFCWCCCCSCSCLTVRNEDREERTRKASSDVKTEGPTDCDDSPKPTVEDVRSWGQSFDKLMHCPAGRSAFRQFLRTEFSEENMLFWLACEEFSKETNKSAIEDKARVIYEDYISILSPKEVSLDSRVREVINRNMLEPTSHTFDDAQLQIYTLMQRDSYPRFMNSPVYKNLFKSLSEQSPEC; this is encoded by the exons ATGTGGAGACGGATACGGCTGCTACTCCTGTCCTGTCGGCATGGTGAAGGTTACCTAGCACCGGGAAACTGTGAGAATGACAGTGGGCATGAGAATGAGAGAGGAATATCTTTTCAG CCCATGGGATCAGAGCGGATGGAGATGCGAAAGAGGCAGATGTCTGCGCAGCAGGAGACatcagcagggggcgctgcacCAGCCCAGCAGGACCAGCCTGGCCAGGGCAGTCGAGGTTCCAATGCATGCTGcttctgctggtgctgctgctgcagttgctCATG TCTCACTGTTAGGAATGAAGACAGAGAGGAGAGGACACGCAAAGCCTCCTCTGATGTCAAAACGGAGGGGCCCACAGACTGTGACGATAG CCCAAAGCCCACTGTGGAGGATGTGCGCTCATGGGGGCAGTCCTTCGACAAGCTGATGCACTGCCCGGCTGGGAGGTCCGCCTTCCGTCAGTTCCTGCGCACAGAGTTCAGCGAGGAGAACATGCTTTTCTGGCTAGCCTGCGAAGAGTTCAGCAAAGAGACTAACAAGAGTGCCATCGAGGACAAGGCACGGGTTATCTACGAAGACTACATCTCCATACTCTCTCCCAAAGAG GTGAGTCTTGATTCTCGAGTTAGAGAGGTGATAAACCGCAACATGCTGGAACCCACCTCCCACACCTTTGACGATGCCCAGCTACAGATCTACACATTAATGCAAAGAGACTCGTACCCGCGCTTCATGAACTCCCCAGTCTACAAAAACCTGTTCAAGAGCCTATCTGAGCAGTCCCCGGAATGCTAG
- the tcea1 gene encoding transcription elongation factor A protein 1: protein MGKKEEEDIIRIAKKMDKMAQKKNGAGALDLLKELKCVPMTLELLQSTRIGMSVNAIRKQSTDEEVTSLAKSLIKSWKKLLDEPVGGDKTSDEKKKDSLAPMASPSQGSPDAREESSSSNSSSKSEPADVMSNTLIATFPRAAPTSDSVRLKCREMLCSALQTGDDHITIGADCNELSSQIEECIFSEFKNTDMKYKNRVRSRISNLKDVKNPNLRRNVLCGNVSPDKMAKMTAEEMASDELKEMRKNLTKEAIRDHQMARTGGTQTDLFTCGKCKKKKCTYTQVQTRSADEPMTTFVFCNECGNRWKFC from the exons ATGGgcaagaaggaggaggaggatatTATTCGGATCGCGAAAAAGATGGATAAAATGGCGCAGAAGAAGAATGGG gcTGGTGCTCTGGACCTTCtaaaagaactgaaatgtgTCCCCATGACACTTGAATTGCTTCAG tctaCAAGGATTGGGATGTCAGTGAATGCCATTCGTAAGCAGAGCACAGATGAGGAAGTGACCTCCCTTGCAAAGTCCCTCATCAAGTCCTGGAAGAAGCTCTTGG ATGAACCTGTTGGTGGTGACAAGACATCggatgagaagaagaaagactCTCTGGCACCAATGGCCTCACCGTCCCAAGGAAGCCCCGATGCCCGTGAAGAGAG CTCCAGCAGTAACTCCAGCAGTAAGAGCGAGCCTGCCGATGTCATGTCCAACACATTAATCGCAACCTTCCCCCGAGCGGCACCCACCAGTGACTCGGTCCGCCTCAAGTGCAGGGAGATGCTTTGCAGTGCCCTGCAGACAGGAG ATGACCACATCACTATTGGAGCAGACTGTAATGAGCTTTCGTCCCAAATCGAGGAAT GCATCTTCTCAGAGTTCAAAAATACTGACATGAAATACAAGAACCGCGTACGAAGCCGAATTTCAAACCTGAAAGATGTCAAGAATCCCAATTTGCGGAGGAATGTGCTTTGCGGGAATGTGTCTCCAGACAAAATGGCCaaaatgactgcagag GAAATGGCCAGTGATGAGCTGAAGGAGATGCGTAAAAATTTGACCAAAGAGGCCATCAGGGACCATCAAATGGCTCGTACAGGTGGCACTCAAACAGATCTCTTCACATGTGGGaaatgcaaaaagaagaagTGCACGTACACACAG GTCCAGACACGCAGTGCTGATGAGCCAATGACCACATTTGTGTTCTGTAATGAATGTGGAAATAGATGGAAG ttctGCTGA
- the rgs20 gene encoding regulator of G-protein signaling 20 isoform X2, protein MVEIVAVPLLGPVCGITILMWRRIRLLLLSCRHGEGYLAPGNCENDSGHENERGISFQPMGSERMEMRKRQMSAQQETSAGGAAPAQQDQPGQGSRGSNACCFCWCCCCSCSWNEDREERTRKASSDVKTEGPTDCDDSPKPTVEDVRSWGQSFDKLMHCPAGRSAFRQFLRTEFSEENMLFWLACEEFSKETNKSAIEDKARVIYEDYISILSPKEVSLDSRVREVINRNMLEPTSHTFDDAQLQIYTLMQRDSYPRFMNSPVYKNLFKSLSEQSPEC, encoded by the exons ATGGTGGAAATTGTGGCCGTTCCTTTGCTAGGACCTGTTTGCGGCATTACCATCTTGATGTGGAGACGGATACGGCTGCTACTCCTGTCCTGTCGGCATGGTGAAGGTTACCTAGCACCGGGAAACTGTGAGAATGACAGTGGGCATGAGAATGAGAGAGGAATATCTTTTCAG CCCATGGGATCAGAGCGGATGGAGATGCGAAAGAGGCAGATGTCTGCGCAGCAGGAGACatcagcagggggcgctgcacCAGCCCAGCAGGACCAGCCTGGCCAGGGCAGTCGAGGTTCCAATGCATGCTGcttctgctggtgctgctgctgcagttgctCATG GAATGAAGACAGAGAGGAGAGGACACGCAAAGCCTCCTCTGATGTCAAAACGGAGGGGCCCACAGACTGTGACGATAG CCCAAAGCCCACTGTGGAGGATGTGCGCTCATGGGGGCAGTCCTTCGACAAGCTGATGCACTGCCCGGCTGGGAGGTCCGCCTTCCGTCAGTTCCTGCGCACAGAGTTCAGCGAGGAGAACATGCTTTTCTGGCTAGCCTGCGAAGAGTTCAGCAAAGAGACTAACAAGAGTGCCATCGAGGACAAGGCACGGGTTATCTACGAAGACTACATCTCCATACTCTCTCCCAAAGAG GTGAGTCTTGATTCTCGAGTTAGAGAGGTGATAAACCGCAACATGCTGGAACCCACCTCCCACACCTTTGACGATGCCCAGCTACAGATCTACACATTAATGCAAAGAGACTCGTACCCGCGCTTCATGAACTCCCCAGTCTACAAAAACCTGTTCAAGAGCCTATCTGAGCAGTCCCCGGAATGCTAG
- the rgs20 gene encoding regulator of G-protein signaling 20 isoform X4, producing MPTDVIKAKNNLLSVGIHAEIPMGSERMEMRKRQMSAQQETSAGGAAPAQQDQPGQGSRGSNACCFCWCCCCSCSCLTVRNEDREERTRKASSDVKTEGPTDCDDSPKPTVEDVRSWGQSFDKLMHCPAGRSAFRQFLRTEFSEENMLFWLACEEFSKETNKSAIEDKARVIYEDYISILSPKEVSLDSRVREVINRNMLEPTSHTFDDAQLQIYTLMQRDSYPRFMNSPVYKNLFKSLSEQSPEC from the exons atgcCGACGGATGTAATCAAGGCGAAGAATAACCTCTTATCCGTGGGCATACATGCTGAAATT CCCATGGGATCAGAGCGGATGGAGATGCGAAAGAGGCAGATGTCTGCGCAGCAGGAGACatcagcagggggcgctgcacCAGCCCAGCAGGACCAGCCTGGCCAGGGCAGTCGAGGTTCCAATGCATGCTGcttctgctggtgctgctgctgcagttgctCATG TCTCACTGTTAGGAATGAAGACAGAGAGGAGAGGACACGCAAAGCCTCCTCTGATGTCAAAACGGAGGGGCCCACAGACTGTGACGATAG CCCAAAGCCCACTGTGGAGGATGTGCGCTCATGGGGGCAGTCCTTCGACAAGCTGATGCACTGCCCGGCTGGGAGGTCCGCCTTCCGTCAGTTCCTGCGCACAGAGTTCAGCGAGGAGAACATGCTTTTCTGGCTAGCCTGCGAAGAGTTCAGCAAAGAGACTAACAAGAGTGCCATCGAGGACAAGGCACGGGTTATCTACGAAGACTACATCTCCATACTCTCTCCCAAAGAG GTGAGTCTTGATTCTCGAGTTAGAGAGGTGATAAACCGCAACATGCTGGAACCCACCTCCCACACCTTTGACGATGCCCAGCTACAGATCTACACATTAATGCAAAGAGACTCGTACCCGCGCTTCATGAACTCCCCAGTCTACAAAAACCTGTTCAAGAGCCTATCTGAGCAGTCCCCGGAATGCTAG